Proteins encoded in a region of the Nitrospira sp. genome:
- a CDS encoding Ppx/GppA family phosphatase: MTSRWMESEHHPMNAHQTSSPRILAGIDIGTLTCRLLIAELAPSGTLREVRSDRRILRLGQGVDRDRMLRGDAMARVAETLKEWCTLMEGYQVDASIAVATSAVRDAGNREEFVRLIHRQTGLEIQILSGEEEARRTILGIRSGLPAGVSDVLALDIGGGSTEFILDRPGQTPMMRSVDIGVVRLCERLLRHDPPTSEEIHQAREWVRAETVAAVGEMTLPVGLTFVGTAGTITSLAAMAQQLPTYEPARIHNYRLARTVVEELESTLLARTKSERVGLPGLEANREEVIAAGAIILRTVMETVRIPSLLVSDLGLREGVLLDLATRLDEDHT; the protein is encoded by the coding sequence ATGACATCGCGGTGGATGGAGAGTGAGCACCATCCGATGAATGCCCACCAGACGTCCTCCCCTCGGATTCTAGCCGGCATCGATATCGGAACTTTGACCTGTCGTCTGCTCATTGCCGAACTCGCGCCCTCAGGGACGTTGCGAGAGGTGCGATCTGACCGGCGTATTCTGCGGCTGGGGCAGGGAGTCGATCGGGATCGCATGCTGCGGGGCGACGCCATGGCACGAGTTGCGGAGACGCTGAAAGAATGGTGCACCCTCATGGAGGGGTACCAGGTGGATGCATCGATCGCTGTGGCCACGAGTGCGGTGCGCGATGCCGGAAATCGCGAGGAGTTCGTGCGGCTCATTCACCGGCAGACAGGGCTTGAGATCCAGATTCTCTCCGGAGAAGAGGAAGCGCGACGGACCATCCTCGGGATTCGGTCCGGTCTGCCTGCCGGCGTGAGCGATGTGTTGGCGTTGGACATTGGTGGGGGGAGTACGGAATTTATTCTGGACCGACCAGGTCAGACACCGATGATGCGCTCGGTCGATATCGGCGTGGTTCGCCTGTGCGAGCGCCTGTTGCGCCACGATCCTCCCACCAGCGAGGAAATCCATCAGGCGCGTGAGTGGGTGAGAGCCGAGACGGTGGCGGCAGTGGGAGAGATGACGTTGCCGGTCGGACTCACCTTTGTCGGGACCGCAGGAACGATCACGTCCCTGGCTGCCATGGCACAGCAGTTACCGACCTACGAACCGGCTCGCATTCACAATTATCGACTTGCGCGGACGGTCGTGGAGGAGTTGGAATCGACGCTACTGGCCCGCACGAAGTCTGAACGAGTGGGTTTGCCGGGATTGGAAGCGAATCGAGAGGAGGTCATCGCTGCCGGCGCGATCATCCTACGGACGGTGATGGAGACGGTGAGGATACCGAGCCTTCTCGTCAGCGATCTCGGTCTTCGCGAAGGGGTCTTGCTGGATCTGGCTACTCGATTGGACGAGGATCACACCTAG
- the recG gene encoding ATP-dependent DNA helicase RecG: MIRPIEFACRDAHAHLPNVKNLDRFVSEQVIGALGEHLYPRPIEVELLSLRNLFVDFYAQLSPAEQRERLTQALALLRRLQDGPLRTQPLRSVSEKQPLPSAPSGTDSARHLWDLPIQFVKGVGPKRSLLLQRLGIITVEEALWTLPWRYDDRSVITPVAKLVPGDTSCVCGKIIRAKMTRARSRRLSILDVAVQDATGTVHTVFFNQPYLEEVLREGVRVMIAGRVVAGRQGWMDLRLEAAQFEVLSGTDDELLHVGRIVPIYHETKGWTSRQMRILLHSLLAEHGAQLEEVLPRSVRARHRLLPIGEAIQQVHFPSPNTDLAALDHGVTGAHRRLAFEELFLLQAAMALRQRELKEEPKAFRFNPQVESLRELARLLPFTLTAAQERVWREIQSDMVTSRPMNRLVQGDVGSGKTVVALHALVMACGSGCQAALMVPTEILAEQHYLTLKPLLESVGLNAVLLTSRGTAPARRAVLKQLASGEAQVAIGTHALIQERVKFSSLGLVVVDEQHKFGVLQRKTLLDKGYRPDVLVMTATPIPRTLAMTVYGDLDVSVIDMLPPGRKPVRTMLYTEGQRHKTWQLVRDELRDGRQAYIVYPLVEESEKVDVKAAMQGAEQLQREVFPQARVGLLHGRMSATDKEQTMAAFKAGAIQILVATTVIEVGVDVPNATVMVIEHAERFGLAQLHQLRGRVGRGAHQSACVLMASYLPREARPRLNRDGSPEADRSNAQQRLAALVHSQDGFVIAEEDLRIRGPGEFLGLRQWGMPEFRAANLIRDTHLLELARQEASALLEQDPGLTLPQHQTFKAAMLRRWKSKLALGAVS; the protein is encoded by the coding sequence GTGATTCGGCCCATCGAGTTTGCCTGTCGCGATGCCCATGCCCATCTTCCAAACGTCAAGAACCTTGACCGTTTCGTCTCGGAACAGGTGATCGGCGCACTCGGCGAGCATCTCTATCCTCGACCAATCGAAGTCGAGCTACTTTCGTTACGAAATCTGTTTGTAGACTTCTACGCGCAACTCTCGCCAGCCGAGCAGCGGGAACGTTTGACGCAAGCACTTGCCCTCCTTCGCCGCCTGCAAGACGGGCCACTGCGGACACAGCCGTTGAGAAGCGTCTCCGAGAAGCAGCCGCTCCCTTCGGCTCCCTCGGGTACCGATTCGGCAAGGCACCTGTGGGACCTGCCGATTCAGTTTGTGAAGGGGGTTGGTCCGAAGCGAAGCCTCTTGTTACAGCGATTGGGAATCATCACGGTCGAAGAAGCGTTGTGGACGTTACCCTGGCGGTACGACGATCGCTCGGTCATCACGCCGGTGGCTAAACTGGTTCCCGGCGATACCTCTTGCGTGTGCGGGAAGATCATTCGAGCGAAGATGACCCGTGCGCGGTCGCGTCGCCTGTCGATACTTGACGTGGCGGTTCAGGACGCAACCGGTACGGTACACACCGTGTTTTTTAACCAGCCCTATTTAGAAGAGGTCTTGAGGGAGGGGGTGCGGGTAATGATTGCCGGCCGGGTCGTTGCCGGTCGACAGGGATGGATGGATCTGCGGTTGGAGGCCGCGCAGTTCGAAGTGCTGAGTGGGACGGATGATGAGTTGCTGCATGTTGGGCGGATCGTGCCCATCTATCATGAGACGAAGGGCTGGACGTCTCGCCAGATGCGGATCCTCTTGCACAGCCTCCTGGCTGAGCACGGAGCTCAGTTGGAGGAAGTGCTGCCCCGATCGGTGCGGGCGCGGCATCGATTGCTTCCGATCGGTGAGGCGATACAACAGGTGCATTTTCCGTCACCAAACACCGACCTTGCGGCCCTCGATCATGGTGTGACTGGCGCCCATCGCCGGCTGGCATTTGAAGAGCTCTTTCTCCTGCAGGCTGCGATGGCGCTTCGCCAGCGGGAGTTGAAGGAAGAACCCAAGGCGTTCCGATTCAACCCCCAGGTGGAATCCTTGAGAGAGCTTGCCCGGCTGTTGCCATTCACGCTGACTGCCGCGCAGGAGCGGGTGTGGCGGGAGATCCAGTCGGATATGGTGACGTCCAGGCCGATGAATCGGTTGGTGCAGGGAGACGTCGGGTCGGGAAAGACCGTTGTCGCCCTGCATGCGTTGGTGATGGCGTGCGGCTCAGGTTGTCAGGCGGCGCTCATGGTACCCACGGAAATTCTGGCAGAGCAGCATTACCTGACGCTCAAACCGCTCCTGGAGTCTGTTGGCCTCAACGCGGTGCTGTTAACCAGTAGGGGGACAGCACCGGCCCGCCGCGCCGTGTTGAAGCAGCTTGCATCGGGTGAGGCGCAGGTGGCGATTGGTACCCATGCGTTGATTCAGGAGCGGGTGAAATTTTCCAGCTTGGGGCTCGTGGTCGTCGATGAGCAACATAAGTTTGGCGTGTTGCAGCGTAAGACATTGCTCGATAAGGGGTATCGACCGGATGTGCTGGTCATGACGGCCACGCCGATTCCACGCACATTAGCCATGACGGTCTATGGAGATTTGGATGTGTCGGTGATCGACATGCTGCCCCCTGGTCGCAAGCCGGTGCGCACCATGCTGTATACGGAGGGGCAGCGCCACAAGACCTGGCAACTCGTGAGAGACGAACTCCGAGATGGTCGCCAGGCGTATATCGTGTATCCGTTGGTCGAGGAATCTGAGAAGGTCGATGTGAAAGCTGCGATGCAGGGCGCGGAACAGCTGCAGCGCGAGGTCTTCCCGCAGGCGCGGGTGGGGTTGCTGCATGGCAGAATGTCGGCGACTGACAAGGAGCAGACGATGGCGGCCTTCAAGGCCGGCGCCATCCAGATCCTGGTGGCGACGACCGTGATTGAGGTTGGGGTAGACGTACCCAATGCCACGGTCATGGTCATCGAGCATGCTGAGCGATTCGGGTTGGCACAATTGCATCAGTTACGGGGGCGAGTTGGCCGAGGCGCACATCAGTCCGCGTGCGTCCTGATGGCCTCGTACCTTCCGCGAGAGGCGAGGCCGCGGCTTAACCGTGACGGAAGCCCGGAGGCCGATCGTTCCAACGCGCAGCAGAGGTTGGCCGCTCTCGTTCACTCGCAGGATGGGTTTGTCATCGCCGAAGAGGATCTTCGTATCCGTGGACCGGGTGAGTTTCTGGGGTTGCGCCAGTGGGGCATGCCGGAGTTTCGCGCGGCCAATTTGATACGGGACACACACTTGTTGGAGCTGGCCAGGCAGGAGGCGTCTGCGTTGCTGGAGCAGGATCCTGGGTTGACGCTGCCGCAACACCAGACATTCAAAGCAGCCATGCTGCGTCGTTGGAAAAGCAAGCTTGCATTGGGGGCTGTCAGTTAG
- a CDS encoding tetratricopeptide repeat protein has protein sequence MYRRNIKHILGPLAVLIAIFIFYQSWLKPRYFHDTPALPPQIVAEDGATAPTAPVAPPQVAPLGEIKRSRTIDPVSIPVPRHSDLLGAIHEELEKYNISAAEAKLAELPASILTESATKRHVAILWNNLGILQEKTGGTEVSVKAFKKAVALDPQNPVAHLNLAHAYWGLRDPALTEEFLQKVVALTPEEPFPHVALADLLQEKDRLSEAGKHLAQAKDRLKKDPGLQSYVKTVTAKVHRTEKAEEKFSTHRSVHFTVKYDGTEDPETWTAVLDILEEAYRDIGQKFNFFPSRPIIVVLHTKNQFQGATGSPNWADGLFDPVLGRIQIPTQGAGTDRVWLARVLRHEFVHALIQEELGATAGSIPTWLNEGLAMQLAGDPWQDITSMPQGEHHLVPLAVLEGSWENLPADKVSLAYNEANGATHYLIERFGMHKIQEVLAHLKARQTIAAAMQDRLLLSYESFQQQWAESLGATVSPAKS, from the coding sequence ATGTATCGACGCAATATCAAGCATATTCTCGGGCCATTAGCTGTGCTGATCGCCATCTTCATTTTCTATCAGTCATGGCTCAAACCTCGATATTTCCACGACACTCCAGCCCTGCCGCCACAAATCGTGGCAGAAGATGGCGCAACGGCCCCCACGGCCCCGGTGGCACCACCACAAGTTGCACCACTGGGAGAGATCAAGCGATCCCGAACGATCGATCCTGTGAGCATTCCAGTCCCTCGACACTCCGATCTGCTCGGCGCGATTCATGAGGAACTGGAGAAATACAATATCAGCGCAGCAGAGGCAAAACTCGCAGAACTGCCCGCCTCGATCCTTACCGAGTCTGCCACCAAGCGCCATGTCGCAATTTTATGGAATAACCTGGGAATTCTGCAGGAAAAAACCGGCGGAACTGAAGTGTCCGTCAAAGCCTTCAAAAAGGCCGTCGCCCTCGATCCTCAAAACCCGGTGGCGCATCTCAATCTTGCCCACGCCTACTGGGGCCTGCGAGACCCGGCGCTTACCGAAGAGTTTCTACAGAAGGTCGTGGCCCTGACTCCCGAGGAGCCGTTCCCACATGTGGCACTCGCCGATCTCCTCCAGGAAAAGGATCGTCTTTCAGAGGCGGGGAAACATCTAGCCCAAGCCAAGGATCGACTGAAGAAAGACCCTGGATTGCAGTCGTACGTCAAAACAGTGACTGCAAAGGTCCACCGGACAGAAAAGGCGGAGGAGAAGTTTTCCACGCACAGGAGTGTCCACTTCACCGTCAAATATGATGGAACCGAGGATCCTGAAACGTGGACGGCCGTTCTCGATATTCTTGAGGAAGCGTACCGGGACATCGGCCAGAAGTTCAACTTCTTCCCATCAAGGCCAATCATAGTCGTGCTTCACACGAAGAACCAGTTTCAAGGTGCCACCGGAAGTCCGAATTGGGCAGATGGGCTGTTCGATCCCGTTCTCGGGCGCATTCAGATTCCCACCCAGGGTGCTGGAACAGATCGAGTCTGGCTCGCGAGAGTCCTTCGCCATGAATTCGTTCACGCATTGATTCAGGAAGAATTAGGAGCAACCGCTGGATCAATTCCCACTTGGCTGAACGAAGGATTAGCCATGCAGCTCGCCGGTGATCCATGGCAAGACATCACGAGTATGCCGCAAGGAGAACACCATCTGGTTCCATTAGCGGTGCTTGAGGGGAGTTGGGAAAATCTCCCGGCCGACAAAGTGAGCTTGGCCTACAACGAAGCCAACGGCGCCACCCATTACCTGATTGAACGATTCGGCATGCACAAGATTCAGGAGGTTCTCGCCCACCTCAAGGCCAGGCAAACGATTGCGGCAGCAATGCAGGACCGGTTGCTGCTTTCCTACGAGAGCTTCCAGCAGCAATGGGCAGAAAGCCTTGGGGCGACAGTGTCTCCGGCAAAATCGTAA
- a CDS encoding PQQ-binding-like beta-propeller repeat protein gives MSIHHVRGSAPVIEPADPTPRAHAEVLAAGFGFQAAGASVIMVRTYDALTGVVLTDDSFDVSVKEEGGVEAEAKNGRIFAGGIGVDPSGNSKFMLSVYDAESGRFLWEGQLNLLKVDDEGVSQVKASITSIRPSVLQVAGSSPAAFDTIFSLRAVNPVTGSLVWQDQFAPGSRRRGRAERVSLSASLLKPTNNPIAHIFDLIVRTYDQRSGRLLWEDSFEQLDQIEESSGRPDTDTQPQSIPFRRSLDGSAATAFKAVLR, from the coding sequence ATGTCCATCCACCACGTCCGGGGTTCTGCTCCTGTTATTGAACCAGCTGATCCAACTCCTCGCGCCCATGCCGAGGTGCTGGCGGCAGGCTTTGGGTTTCAGGCTGCCGGGGCTTCGGTCATCATGGTTAGGACATACGATGCCTTGACCGGTGTCGTTTTGACTGATGACTCTTTTGATGTGAGTGTCAAAGAGGAAGGCGGTGTTGAGGCGGAAGCAAAGAACGGACGTATCTTTGCCGGGGGAATCGGGGTTGATCCAAGCGGGAATTCCAAATTCATGTTGAGCGTGTATGATGCAGAAAGCGGGAGGTTTCTCTGGGAGGGCCAACTGAATTTGCTCAAAGTCGACGATGAAGGCGTCTCGCAAGTGAAGGCCAGTATTACCTCGATCCGCCCCTCCGTCCTTCAGGTCGCAGGCAGCTCTCCGGCGGCCTTTGACACGATCTTTTCCCTGCGAGCGGTCAATCCTGTCACGGGAAGCCTCGTTTGGCAGGATCAGTTTGCTCCGGGCAGCAGGCGGCGAGGGCGAGCAGAGAGGGTGTCGCTCAGTGCCTCACTCCTGAAGCCGACCAATAATCCCATCGCTCACATTTTTGATCTGATCGTGCGAACGTACGATCAGCGTTCAGGAAGACTACTCTGGGAGGATTCGTTTGAACAACTGGATCAGATCGAGGAGTCAAGCGGGCGGCCGGACACAGATACTCAGCCGCAGAGTATTCCATTCCGCCGTTCCCTTGACGGTTCTGCGGCGACTGCGTTCAAGGCGGTCCTTCGCTAA
- a CDS encoding methyltransferase: protein MSISPITSLEAFRAALGAYRFPRVILTALELKLFTVMGRKTWSIPKLALALSVSTRGLEILCRNLAAGGLLEKRGGAYRATSFGATVLNAAHPQYRGAYLELLTSHWEDWSHLTQTVRSGRPLDGDEPDTPASRRRFTWAMHDRSFDVASRIAAQIDLHKARTLLDLGGGPGTYAMAFLARNPYLTATVCDRAAALAVARRIAKRLNARKRLSYLALNFMKDVLPGQYDVVWYSNVLHIYSAEENRALFRRVHAALVPGGRLIIQDAFLQDPQGLYPQEVSLFAVSMLLFTERGNTYSRRETVEWLREAGFVKIRPMRAKKGSEDWDGGLLEAVRSVERSVRNARRRP, encoded by the coding sequence GTGAGCATTTCCCCCATTACCAGTCTTGAAGCGTTTCGTGCCGCACTTGGCGCGTACCGCTTCCCACGAGTCATCCTGACGGCCCTCGAGCTCAAACTCTTCACCGTCATGGGCCGGAAGACGTGGTCTATCCCCAAACTGGCTTTGGCCCTCAGCGTGAGCACTCGCGGATTGGAGATTCTGTGTCGAAATCTCGCGGCCGGCGGACTCCTGGAAAAACGTGGCGGAGCCTATCGCGCGACTTCGTTTGGGGCAACAGTATTAAACGCGGCCCATCCTCAGTATCGGGGGGCCTATCTTGAGCTGCTCACAAGCCATTGGGAGGATTGGTCCCATCTGACTCAGACTGTACGTAGCGGCCGTCCACTGGATGGGGATGAGCCTGATACTCCGGCTTCCCGACGCCGATTCACCTGGGCCATGCACGATCGCTCCTTCGACGTGGCCTCAAGGATCGCCGCACAGATCGATTTACACAAGGCCAGGACGTTGTTGGATCTCGGGGGAGGGCCTGGTACCTATGCCATGGCCTTTCTCGCCAGGAATCCATATCTCACGGCGACTGTCTGTGATCGTGCGGCAGCGCTGGCGGTGGCCAGGAGGATCGCGAAGAGGCTGAACGCAAGAAAACGACTGTCGTACCTGGCGCTCAATTTTATGAAAGATGTGTTGCCGGGGCAGTACGATGTCGTCTGGTATTCCAACGTGCTGCATATCTATTCCGCAGAAGAAAACCGAGCATTGTTCAGGCGAGTGCATGCGGCCCTCGTCCCCGGTGGCCGCCTTATCATCCAGGATGCATTTCTTCAGGATCCTCAGGGGTTATATCCACAAGAGGTCAGTCTTTTTGCCGTGAGTATGTTGTTGTTTACAGAGCGAGGCAATACCTATTCGCGTCGTGAGACGGTTGAGTGGCTGAGAGAGGCGGGATTTGTGAAAATCAGGCCTATGAGGGCGAAGAAGGGAAGTGAAGATTGGGATGGGGGGCTCTTGGAGGCTGTTCGTTCGGTTGAAAGGTCAGTGCGTAACGCCCGCCGAAGACCATGA
- a CDS encoding tetratricopeptide repeat protein, protein MPLRNGLSEELNRQGNEHFARGHYTDAYACYAKALECDRLTGDHRALSATLGNLGNICAVSGRRESAQSYYQEVLELQKVLGDEKGIGTTLANLGNLRADAGEWDRARAYYLEALDIMTRVHDELGKAVLFSDLGLVARETGQCEEALRFYEQSLVLMRRLSNQGGVADAWRMMGRTFAIQKRYEDAIACCQTSQSIAERSHDELRVGGARYVLVQCYEDLGQLEIAAELMEHVVRMDRKYNLPKLGENVTRLECLRARLKSEGPISQPRRSQA, encoded by the coding sequence ATGCCTCTCCGCAACGGGCTCTCAGAAGAGCTAAACCGTCAAGGGAACGAACACTTTGCCCGTGGGCATTACACGGATGCCTATGCCTGTTATGCCAAAGCCTTGGAGTGCGACCGTTTGACCGGCGACCATCGTGCGTTGAGCGCCACGTTGGGCAACCTGGGCAATATTTGCGCCGTCAGTGGGCGTCGGGAGTCAGCACAGAGTTATTACCAGGAAGTACTTGAGTTACAAAAAGTATTAGGCGACGAGAAGGGTATCGGAACGACTCTGGCCAATTTGGGGAATCTGCGTGCAGACGCTGGAGAGTGGGATCGAGCACGAGCCTACTACCTCGAGGCTCTCGACATTATGACTCGAGTGCATGATGAACTGGGCAAGGCCGTGTTGTTTTCCGACCTCGGCCTGGTCGCACGAGAAACCGGGCAGTGTGAAGAGGCATTGCGCTTCTACGAACAGTCGTTGGTGCTCATGCGGCGTTTGAGCAATCAGGGTGGTGTGGCGGATGCCTGGCGAATGATGGGGCGAACGTTCGCCATTCAGAAGCGCTACGAAGATGCCATCGCCTGCTGCCAAACTAGCCAATCGATCGCGGAGCGCAGCCACGATGAATTACGGGTGGGTGGCGCACGGTATGTGCTGGTTCAATGTTATGAGGATCTGGGGCAACTAGAGATTGCTGCTGAGTTAATGGAGCACGTCGTACGGATGGATCGTAAATACAACCTGCCTAAGTTGGGCGAGAACGTGACTCGACTGGAGTGTCTTCGTGCCCGCCTGAAATCCGAAGGCCCCATCTCTCAACCGAGGCGGTCACAGGCATGA
- a CDS encoding TlpA family protein disulfide reductase, with the protein MKRVLIALTMALVPLWAYHVAFAAGFFKVGEPAPAFTLTSITGDVVSLEQLRGRVVVLGLFHICDPCMMQGTNLQKVYEAMAEKNIAVVGINSSGNSKRDVGEFLSAFPVKVTYPYLLDPSKTTDKLYGGGKFIPNVYVIDQRGVIRWQRVGNMELAGADVIIQEVEKLLASAPMGGAGAM; encoded by the coding sequence ATGAAACGCGTTCTGATTGCCCTCACGATGGCACTGGTTCCGTTGTGGGCCTACCATGTAGCATTCGCTGCCGGGTTTTTCAAAGTTGGGGAGCCTGCCCCGGCATTTACGCTCACGTCTATCACTGGCGATGTCGTCTCGCTTGAGCAATTGCGCGGGAGGGTCGTGGTCTTGGGCCTGTTTCATATCTGTGACCCCTGCATGATGCAAGGTACGAATTTGCAGAAGGTGTATGAGGCGATGGCTGAGAAAAATATCGCGGTCGTCGGCATCAATTCATCGGGAAACTCGAAGCGAGACGTGGGTGAATTTTTGAGCGCGTTCCCTGTGAAGGTGACGTATCCCTACCTCCTTGATCCAAGTAAGACCACCGATAAGCTTTATGGCGGCGGCAAGTTTATCCCTAACGTGTATGTGATTGACCAGCGAGGAGTAATCAGATGGCAACGTGTCGGGAATATGGAACTGGCCGGTGCCGACGTCATTATTCAAGAAGTTGAAAAATTATTAGCTTCCGCCCCTATGGGGGGCGCAGGGGCGATGTAG
- a CDS encoding nucleotidyltransferase family protein, whose protein sequence is MSEFARVEVGDLVSDGINWDIIWQLSRVHGVASLVYRNLVTICPKAVPSTIHEAFRRRNQANVLLNTLLARELVSLVDALAAKGIRAIPFKGVTLAQIAYGDISLRECADIDLIVEQEAIPQARKVLWSQGYQLTSRDTGKGEESEEPYHFFQKRNGIVAVDLQWVMARQHFGFRLDRGEFRGRLKPVHLPTKSVMGLAPEDLLILLCVHGTKHAWEQLKWICDVAELVRRRPALDWSRVLFQAREWRCRRAVLLGLSLAQTLFDTALPRLVAQEIEADRDIPALMQTMPKQLLKSPEQGIDESCAEALYMMVKDSRWERWKLGVELCRAETDVVNRSLPWFRYQHQLSILSHCLKPIQRLVAKWVLFVRMREVIVRWLQSSG, encoded by the coding sequence ATGAGTGAGTTCGCCCGCGTTGAAGTGGGGGACCTGGTTTCTGATGGCATCAATTGGGACATCATTTGGCAGCTTTCACGGGTGCATGGGGTAGCCTCGCTGGTGTATCGCAATTTGGTCACGATCTGTCCTAAGGCGGTACCCTCAACAATTCATGAGGCCTTTCGTCGGCGCAATCAGGCGAACGTGCTTCTGAACACGCTCCTAGCAAGAGAACTCGTGTCACTCGTCGATGCGTTAGCTGCCAAAGGCATACGAGCGATTCCCTTCAAGGGGGTGACACTTGCGCAGATAGCCTATGGCGATATCAGCCTGCGTGAGTGTGCAGACATTGATTTGATCGTGGAGCAGGAGGCGATTCCTCAGGCGAGAAAAGTTCTGTGGTCTCAAGGCTACCAGCTGACCAGCCGCGATACCGGGAAGGGAGAGGAGTCTGAAGAGCCCTATCATTTTTTTCAGAAGAGAAACGGTATTGTCGCCGTCGATCTGCAGTGGGTGATGGCTCGTCAACACTTTGGGTTCCGGCTTGACCGAGGAGAGTTCCGGGGAAGACTGAAGCCGGTACATTTGCCAACAAAATCGGTGATGGGACTGGCTCCTGAAGACTTGTTGATCCTGCTGTGCGTGCATGGGACCAAACATGCTTGGGAGCAGTTGAAGTGGATTTGCGACGTCGCCGAACTTGTGAGGCGCCGGCCGGCATTGGACTGGAGCCGGGTATTGTTTCAGGCAAGGGAGTGGAGGTGTCGACGGGCAGTATTACTCGGTTTAAGTTTGGCGCAGACCTTATTCGATACCGCGTTGCCACGTCTGGTGGCTCAAGAGATCGAGGCAGACAGGGATATACCCGCCTTGATGCAGACCATGCCCAAGCAGTTGCTGAAGAGTCCAGAGCAGGGCATTGATGAGAGCTGCGCAGAAGCTCTGTATATGATGGTCAAAGATTCTCGGTGGGAGCGCTGGAAGCTTGGTGTAGAGTTGTGTCGGGCCGAGACCGACGTGGTAAATCGCTCTTTGCCCTGGTTTCGCTACCAACATCAATTGAGTATCCTCTCCCACTGTCTCAAGCCAATTCAGCGACTCGTCGCCAAGTGGGTCCTTTTCGTTCGCATGCGAGAAGTGATTGTACGGTGGCTTCAGAGCTCCGGTTGA
- a CDS encoding PqqD family protein, translating to MSVEVPICVEDQADLSRLFPVHHEDVHGAVLDGECVLLNLSTGRYYTLNAVGSYVWEQCTGSHSLAQVLSSISQHFDVMPDRAQSDGLDLINQLCQEGLLHTERR from the coding sequence ATGTCTGTTGAGGTACCTATCTGTGTTGAGGATCAAGCCGATCTATCCCGCTTGTTTCCTGTGCATCACGAAGATGTGCACGGGGCGGTTCTTGATGGGGAGTGTGTGTTGCTCAATCTGAGCACAGGCCGCTACTACACGTTGAATGCTGTCGGTTCGTATGTGTGGGAACAATGTACTGGCAGTCATTCGTTAGCGCAGGTACTTTCTTCCATTTCTCAACATTTTGATGTGATGCCTGATCGGGCTCAGTCGGACGGCCTGGATCTGATTAACCAGCTTTGCCAAGAGGGATTACTTCATACTGAAAGGAGGTGA
- a CDS encoding lasso peptide biosynthesis B2 protein — MLLFRKYRLIFGIGLVMCGVRLALRLVSLKRLLHWLACKPVPVCGSETSIEDVAYYLDRWLGMFPYHPKGNCFPRALTLFFYACRAGIPVQFHCGVMKLDHHLEGHAWLTLNNRDFLEPSPYWKAFTVTLTFPRSVSPEIDQDL, encoded by the coding sequence ATGCTGTTGTTCAGAAAATATCGACTGATCTTCGGCATCGGATTGGTCATGTGTGGAGTTCGACTAGCCTTGCGCTTGGTTAGTCTGAAACGGTTGCTCCATTGGCTGGCCTGCAAACCAGTGCCGGTATGCGGTAGCGAGACATCCATCGAGGATGTGGCCTACTACCTTGATCGGTGGCTTGGGATGTTTCCTTATCATCCCAAAGGGAACTGTTTCCCGCGTGCTCTTACCCTCTTCTTCTACGCTTGTCGCGCAGGAATTCCCGTTCAATTTCATTGTGGCGTGATGAAGCTTGATCACCACCTCGAAGGACATGCGTGGCTGACACTCAATAATCGTGATTTTCTCGAACCATCCCCTTACTGGAAAGCCTTCACGGTAACTCTCACGTTTCCCCGCTCGGTTTCCCCGGAGATCGACCAGGACTTATAG